TGCTGTGTTGGGTCTATTCAAATATTTGAATCGACCCAAATTGTGGATCAGATATACGAGGCGCTAGAAGAAAGAATGAGGCGGATGTTCAGCCATAGGTGGGAGgatggtttttttgttttttgggggggggggggggggggggggggaggaaaCGGTCGTAAACCTCGCTAGGAAGGAAATGACGGGGATAAAGATGGTTGTTGGTGATGTTTTAATAATTTTCCCAGTaagatttttaatttttctttttttaacaaaaatccCTCCCGAAGGAGCAGGAAAAGGACAGAGCTTTTTTGAGTTCAGAAATATTCCAGGAGATGTTGTTTGGATTGACCGATTCTAATGGGGGGATTGGGAAATTTCCGATTTCTTTGCATTTGTCTGTGCTCTTTGGGTGGTCCAAGAGCTACAGAGATTTGTTGCAGTCTTGCAGAAAAAGGGTTGAAGCCGAGCGAGAcagaaaggaaagagaagaggaagaggattaTGGGGCTAAAGAGTGAGTGATTGAGACGGCGTGCATATATAGGAGAGGAAAGTGAATATGGAGATGGATTGTGTGACGGACGTTGAAACGCATACAATACAATGCCGAAATCAGGAATTGCACAGCATAATGCTGACTTATTGAAGATATATGCATTATTATTATACATATAAAGGGGAAAAGTAGGGATAAATGGTGGGACTGCAATTTGTTGGAGCGGTGATTCGAAGTGTGAAACGCACAAGACGAGAAAACGTAAGAGCAGGCAGTCCGTTTGAGCAGGATTTGTATTACAGGCAATGGTCTTTTGAatcttttttcttaataaaatgGAGAAAAAAGTTAAAAGGTGGTCTTTAGGGACTTTAACGCTTTGATCGCCTTTACGCAAGATAAAAACAGTAAGGACGACTAAGGACTGGTAGCATCGCCAACGGCGTATTGATGTTAAATTCGTTTCGAGAGTATTGTTGATGATGTTTAAAGCATTTCTGAGAGTTGAGATTTTAAAATATCACTTTTAGTCGTTAACCGAGAGATGAGATAAATTCGATCTAAATTAATAAGTCGAATTGTGCAATCAAGTCGAGTTTGAATTCAAATTCGTATAAATTGAGATCAATTCAACTTATTGGAGCCCAATcgacttttaaaaaattttatttaaattttatatagttTTATACAATGGACTGAATAAACATTTcatagaaataaataaaaaatatgtgtGTATAAATCTCGATTAAACGCAACACAAATTTGAACTTTATATATTAGACCTAATTTTGAGCTCGTCGAGCAATTCATGTTGCTCGAACTCAAGGAACTTTTTTGATCGAGCAAAACTCATAGGTAAGGTCATAAGACATTAATTTACACCATAGTGAACGtaacttgtttggattgcagtttTTCGTCGAAAAATTATGTTgttttcgtgatcacatttccctgtTAACTTTTTTCCtcgcatacatcaaatcgctacagtaattttttcatgaaaaatgcaatccaaacacaacctaaacATCCCAGTGTTGTCTTATGTGGCGAACATAAGACATCTTAAGTAGGGCAGCATAAGACATCTTAATTAATCcctacttaattaattaagcTTGATGAATGCGGTATCAAAACTATTATCGAGAGGAGGGTTATTGGGTTGTTCTGCATACGCTAACTATGGATGTTGAAGATCAATGCGTTGGCATATTTGTTAACTGCCTACGTCGTTGACTTAGAAAGGTCCTAACCGTGtttagattgtaattttttggagattttataaaaaaatatattgtagcaatttgatatatgcaaaataaaaaaaaatgattgaaaaatgtatttacgGAGAACGTTTTTCGGTAGGAAATCCctttccaaacaaggtttcTCTCTCATTTGTCTCGGTAGTAACAGTACAAGGACTTGTTTGTTGCCCGTATATCCAATCAATGTAACGTAACTTCATGTTGAAAGAGATCTTAAAAGCCAAAAGGTTTTGTAGTCTAAGCTCATATGTTTGCCATTTTGGTTGAAGAAAAAGTTTCTTCCCCTTTCACTTTCACACCCCCAGGTGTCTAAACCGCATCCATTGTCGGCTTAATTACCAAAACGACAGTAGTACAACCGCCCACGTTACTGACATACAGTAACTCGGAAAATCGATTGCTACTTGGCATCATACCAGAGACCTTATTGAAGTGCTTTCGGCAAGAATTTGATCAGAACCTTCTTTTTAACTCGCCATGAAATTGCAGTTTATTTCATGCACTATTATTGACTCCTCTCTCTTATTCTTTTTCTTGCGAATCATCAAAAGCCTACTGGGATTAAGAGTTAAATTAAAGTCGACATAGCATTACCGGATCTTGTGAAAATCCGGTTGCATATAATTTGATGTGATGCCCACTGTCGCTCGATGGGAGGCTGGACGGGACTTGCAAAATGAACCCCAAAGTTGTGACAGCTCAAATCCACCAAAAATGTAATCAATATTAGTAGCAACCTTTGCTTGCCGAAAGGAGAGACGCTATTCAAGAGATGAGAAAACGGGCAGTTAATTTCCTTTACATAATTATTTATCATCACTTACTTCGTCAAAAAACCAATAATTATTAAGTTTGGGCACGTGGCCTGCTTTGAATTGcctatatatattttaaataaatgtgttaattatttttttgatttcatATACATTAAATCGTTACAATATACCTATTAATATTTACAATAGTAGTTAACATTCCTCGTATCCTGACTGAAATTGACACGTTTGTACTGCTTTGTATGTATGATGTGGGCATGAAAAacaattcaataaaaaaaataataattaagcTCATCCTATTCATTACCTTTTCATCTTCTTGCACTGCCATATTGAGAGCATAATCTAGATtccgaaaaataaaataaaaaacactTCATACATTTTTAATAATTTGGCTGTGTCTTAAAACTCGTCTATTCATCATCATTCTAGCATTAAAAAAGCTTCATTTACTGCCGCTGATATTACACAATTAGCAGAGTTGTAAGGACATCGGTCCATATAAGCATCTATCCTGCGTCCAGTCCATAACAGCCCAACCTATAGTCGCCGCATCCATAAGGATTGACCCAAGTTCgattttatttgttgttttggaTGGTGTATACAAACAGGAAACCAAAAAAGTCTGGGCCTCGCTCTTCCCCGAATCCCGCTCGTCGCTCGAGTTTCGTCTCTCATTTTCCTCCCAAAATTAGCAGGTAGATGCCAGACTAAAAAAATCTAAGGCTCAGTGGGCCAATGGCTCACTAAAAAACTACTGGGTCAATGGCTCAGTAGCTATCAGAAGGGACTTAAGTCCCTCATTGAGCTGTTGGTGAGGGTTCAAACCTCATCAgcagcgaaaaaaatctaaagTTTGTGCCATAGCGTTTCCTTGATCTAGTTGGGTTTGTATACCCACTACCCCCTACAACagcctccttaggctcccctccccctagattaggatagagtaggttatacaattgtatcgttgctgacataaaaaaaaaaaagatgccacactaaaaaaaagatagattaggatagagtaggttatatAATTGTATCGTtgctgaccaaaaaaaaaaaaaaagatgccacactaaaaaaagaaataatgaaagAATAATAACGCGGCAATTCGAAGATGTCGAGATGCCTTGCAAAAAATACTTGTACAAAAGGcacaaataaaaaggaaaaaataaaaaggccaaAATTATTCTACAATGGGAAAATTGACTACATAATTTATTATTTGCACATCTGATGAAACATTAAACCGTTCACAATTCTGAAACTTCCACTTAGTACCCAGCTGGCCAGGTTGCGAACAGCCAATACATTATTATTTGCACATCAAGGGAGGCAAAAAAAATTTGCACAAAGTATCATGCAGCATAGACACTGATCAGCAAATTCAAACGTCAaagaactttcttttttttttttttgtttttccaatacaaaacaagaaattaaaaagaaaaggcatGGAAAATTTATTATACTAGTTCAACGCATCTACATTAGTTACTTGAGGCCTTTAAACTCCCTATCTTTTATGATCCCTTTATATAAAGCCTGCCAATTGAGGGGCAATGTCTCCAACTTTTCTTCACGTGCACGCTTTGGACACCCCACACCGCGCAGATCATTCTTCTTTGGCTCTGCATTGTGGCTTGAAGCCGCACGACGTGGCACAGCATCATCTGCAAACCTCACCTTCTTCAGTCGTTGATTTTTCTTAGACCCTGCAACCATTTCAGAAATCCATTTTGTTACCAGGGAAAAACAAatgaccccccccccccccccccccccaacaaaaaaatttgttgttgttgttgttggaaGTCAACTGATCATGCATCGTGTTTCACGAAAGAAACATCAATGGATCAAAAAGCAAAGAAAccgaatatatatatagactCCATAAACGAAGAAAAGGTAACAGGGCTGCAGGTAATTTTTAACCTATCTCAAGCTCCATCTTCTCCATAAAATCCGAAAGGAGGCGTTTGTGGAGTTGCATGGCTAGAAGAGCAACGCTTCCGGACACAGCGAAAACAGCCATCAACCCGGTTCCCAAGGAATTGTTATTATCCATGCTGTTGATGATCTGCTTCAAGGATTAATTTGTGGAATTAATCTTCCTCCAGCCAGCTAGCTTTCTTCTTCGTCTCAAGGATCATTAATGATTGGTCCGGTGAAAGACGATGGGATGATCAGCCATAACTCGGATACAAAGAAATGGAATGCGGAATGGAAAGGAGGAGAGTCAGGGACATTGCATTTGAAGAGTAAAGTGGTAATAGCTGGTAGAAAAAGAATGGAATATTTTGGGATGGAAAGGAAGGCATAGCCACCTgctcttttctttaatttttgtcAAGAAAATGACATCAAACTCGAGACGGACAACATAACCAATTAATGGTGTTGACtctttcttttattattataaCCTCACCCAACCAAAAGCCTTTACCAACAACCGTTGTTATCATCACCCGGAAGAAAATCCTAAAGAGGGCATAGAAAGTACAGGAAATACCCACACAAGGCTGAAAGGGCAATGCAGTCATAGAAAAATCAACGCATCCATGATGATTCTGAGATAAGCCAACCGTCAAAAATATACACATATGGGAAAGCAACGGCAAGCAAACTCGTGTGCTGCGTAGTTCATAGCCCAAGCCACAAGGTAATTGGTTGTTTGGAGTAGCGTGGAATTGTGGGGGAAATGACATATGTTGGGTATAAATCTAAATTTGTGTTTCGTCTGTTGGTCACTACTAATTAACAGAATGACTTGGGGTTGAGCCTCTTCCTCATTTCTTTGTCAAAGAAAATTGTCAGCCATTCCTCTATGATAGATGGTGaataaagaaggaaaatgtCAGCATCGTAcagataaataaaaaaaaaaaaaaaaaaaagtctctgATGACTGCGGGATTAAAACTATGAACCTTTTTAAAAGACTTGGAAAGAGTTAAATAACTTTCGACCGCGTTTCTAAAAATGCAGTCAAAGTGGTCCAACCCCTTGACCTCTACATCTAATGAGGGACTTAGTTGATTAGATCCTTGTCAGAGAAAGGTACAACACGGGTTTGGACAAATTTGGTGCTGTAGCTCCGAGGAGATTTTGGCTTTCTTTATTTCAAACGCACAAAGTTACAAATACTTCATCCATCGTGTCCCCAAGAAGTCTCTAGAAATGTCCCTTAGGCCTCCAATTGAccccaaagaagaaaaataacacAGTCCTACGGAAATTTTGGCTTCCTCTCGACTCAAAAAAGTCATACTAGCAAAGTTTCCATAGAGAATATAAGAGGAATTGtaatcagaaaaaacatcactgGAATGTTAGTATTATCGCATTCCATTCTAAGTTGAAAATAATGTAGGAATTATACTACTAATCATCAAATTGTTATTGTTGGTAGTATAATTAAATGGTGCATTTGGGACGAAGAAGTATAGGTATGAGGtgtcatattaaaaaaaaaataaaggtacCCTTGCCAAGGAACGTGGATCTTACAGAACAGCCTGGATTACGTAAACAATAGCTCACAACGTATAAACAAAGTGGATCCGTGGCGCAATGGTAGCGCGTCTGACTCCAGATCAGAAGGTTGCGTGTTCGATTCACGTCGGGTTCAACTCCTGTTTTGTTTCCCTGCAGCATGTTTGTCACAGATATTTTTCCgttcttttttatttgggcTTAGGAAGATTGTGTGGTGCCTAACATGCTTAGGAAGATTGTATGGTGCCTTTGtcatttctttccttcttcctGTTTTTCTTTTATGCGAAAATTTGTAGTACGATTACACTCAAAAAAgatgaagaaatttttttttttgatggaaaaaaatgaagaagtttAACAAGCAATTACTGCCAATGTGACAAAGTAATACTAGCACATTCCTTGAACTAATCTCTTCTTTTCAGGTGTTGTGCGAATTGagcgagtttttttttttgggtaatatATACAGAAATCCTAATTCTGCCCTACAAAAGTTCAATGGAGATTAGAACTGTTAAATGAACCGAACTATTTGATAGTTCAATTCGTTTCGACTCGTCTGTGTTCGTAAAAGACTCGTTCGAAACCTTAAACGAACTAAATTTGAACGAATTTTTTGTTCGATTAATAATCAAGCGAACACGAACATGTTCGCGAGTTTTGACAAACGTTCACAAACATGAACATAAttatcatttgacaaattttagagTTAATTTTATGACTGGACTTTTATATTTGAAGGGCATAttgctttgttttatttgttatttttatattaatgttagttatatagttaatgaataatagaaTTTAATCACTTAATACTGTAATTGTTTTTGAGAATAATTAATGAATTGTATAGTatatttaagatttaaaataatctGGATTCGAGCATGTTCACAAACGACTCGTTTAACATAAACGAGTCAAACACGAACATGAATTTTGCTTAAAAAGTTGAACACGGATAAaggtttggagttcgaaagTTAACGAACGAACACGAATCTTGTTCGAATCGCTTTGTTCGAATCGCTTAACAAACAGAGCTCAAACATGAGATACTCGATTCGATTCGATTCATTTACAGCTCTAACGGAGATAGACCAGATTATttcctaaaataaaaaagaacaaaaagcgGAAGCAGCTAGTCAGCCATCTTCATACCGTCCAAAGGCAATACATAAATTCTCGAGTGAATGGCAATACATAATTCTTCAGTGgacagttaaaaaaaaaaatcacctatCACCGGGATTTCAAATTTGTTTTAACAAAGACGTGTAGGCTGTCGGGTTCTTGTAATAAGGCTAAGCACGCCCGCGGCTTAGAAAAACCAGGATGAATCATCAGTTGGCCCAGCTCCATCCAACCACGTCTGATGGACATGCACCCAAGTAAGCCCTTCTGGGACACTGACACCCTGTGTTGCAAATATGGATCAGATTAACAAGAAGATTCCCAGTTTCACAGTAAACTCCAAAATATTAGCAGTACTACCTTTGAACTCAATAAAACTGTCGTCAAGCAACCCTTCTGTTTTTCACCTGCATGTggcagagagttatcaaatggCCTAAGATTACAAAAGAATAGATGATGGCAAAAACCAAAAAACTTTGAGAACGACCAAAGGACTGTTATTACTCACTTAGGTCATGTCCATAGAATTACATCCTAAGATTAGCAGGCTGGAAAACAGATCCTGTACTTTTACACAGTTTTATGCAACACAAGCCAGGTTGTGTTCTTTAACCTTAAGTAATACTCTACTGTCAACCAGCGCTGGCCAATAAGTTCTTTGTTATATGTGCTCTAATTTACAAACCCATGGGACAATGGGGAAAGCGGAAAAGATTGTTGTGCACAGTTAAAAATGAAGACCAAGTAATTTACGTGAACCCACAGAACAACTAGTAATTTTCTCATTCTTCGGCATACGTTCAAACCAGCTACTCATTTAACTTTCTAAGGAAGGCAATAAGCTGTTATAAGGTCCACCAGTCCAtcttatatatttattttactgCTAGCTTTAGGAAGTAAGGCTCAAAAACCTATTCTTGAATCCACTGCTACATAACATTTAGGCAaacaaattttgtttgtttgtcaCAAGTTTGTGTGGTAGAAGTACCCTTTTGATTTTCTAGACAGCCATTTCACTAAAAGCTTTTAATTCAAGGACAATCATGATTAGCACTTGAAAGATTGGTAAATAGAAGTCAATCGAGCAAGTTTAAGAGGAGAAGAAGTCCTCACCAGATAACTCCCATTTCTTGTACTTCACTAGCCAAGAGTCTGAACCAACCTGTGTTGGCAAAACCTGATCCACCCAAACCCGATAACTTTTTCCCTGTTGGTCACCATAGCAGGTCCTAAATGCATTTTCACAGTCACCAAGAAGTTTTTCAATCCCTGATGGATGAACAAGCACACCAGATGGACACTGCAAgagtaaaacaagtaaaaggtaGTTAATAAAACAAAGATTAGACCAAAAAGACCACAGattaatgaaaaataataacCCAGCAACTTCAAACAGATGCCAATAATGCAACAGGTAGTGTGTACTGACACAACTATCAAACACATCATGATCTTaaccttccattttcttcataCACTCATTTTCAACAGGTAGTCATCTTAGATGGATAAGCATGCAAAGTAGAATCTCTAATATTTTCATCTACTAGCATTGTATAAATCACAACCAGTATCAATACTCAGTTGCAAAGATCAAAAAGGACATAGAACTTTTACAGATGCCAAGTTGAAGTATATTTTTGAACTAAAAGACAGAGAACTACGCTAGAAAATTTTCATCTCCAAAAGGTGATGTACTAGCATGCAGGAAAAAGTATATATCCTATAACAAAACTGCATTAAAAGGTATGCCAACATACACAGACTGCTTTCATGTTTGCCAAATAAAGCTCAGACTTTTCAACTTCTGCACGTCTCCATCTTTCAAAGAACAAGTTAAATTTCACTACTTCATAAGCAGGATCAAAGTCCTCCAACTTAGAATCGGACAAGTCTGTGACATCTCTTGGAGATACACTGGGACCGAGGTTAAAATGGCCAATGGCTTGTATGATACCCGCTGCACACCTCTCAGTTGCATGAATGATCTTAGAATTATCTTTAGCATTAGCCGCATGCCATTGCAACAATTCTTCCTGGGCGTTACTGACCTACAGAACAGACACATGTTCACAAAGTGCCCCTGAATAATAATCTGAAAATCCATTTAGAAATTACAATATGATGAAGAAAAAAACACCAACCATGACGCCATATACTTCAGGTATGCTAAATAGTTCAGCGTCATTCCCAGAGTCTCCACAAACAAGCGTGTTGTTAGGTGATTTACCCTCAGCCTTGAATTTTTTAAGCAAATAAGCAAGTGCTTGCCCTTTGCCTGCACCTTGTGGTAATATATCCAAATCCATCCCTCCACTGTAAATTATTTTAACATCCAACTGAAATAATACACAATAACACAAGCTCAGTTAGTATTACCTAAGAGAAGATCTAATGGCTTTTCCATCACAAAAACTTCACTGATTTAAAAAATTCAGCTTAACTGGCATTTGACAATGAAATATCATACCCCGCGTTCTTCCAGCCGTGCAGCAAGTGCTTTAATTACATCTTGAGCTTTATCCTTCTGAACATAAAAGCTAACCTTGTGTGGTCGTTGCTCCGTGTGTGACTGTATACCCCAAAAGAACACTATCGCATAAGAACTCAAACACTAAGGACATTTTTCTATACTCTGCTTTGAACTCTACCTTCCAATCTCTTATATATGGGGTTCCACAAATTAAACAGGTTGAACTATTTGATTAATAAAGCAAAAATCAGAAACTGCAGCTGTAACTATACCTGAAGAGTAAGCTCTGGAAACTTGCTCGTCTCTTCTGTAACTATCTTTCTATCCCATTTCTGGTTTAGAAATTCAACCCAGCCATCATCAGGCACCATAGCATTGCCGTATGTGATTTCAGTCCCTACAGACATGATGGTAATATCTGGGGTCAGCATAGGCTTCTCTTTCCGCAACTCCTTGTACAGTGTAGGTGACCTCCCAGTTGAGAATACTAGCAGAGAATTGTCTCGATAGTTGGCTTCCCACAAGGCATTAAACCTAAGCAGAGACATATTCTCAGGATCGTGATGATCAACCTGCAAAGCAATAGTCTTACATGAGACATGCCATCACGAGAGAGAAAACAAGCAATGACAACCCACCATTGTGTGGTCAAGATCTGAGACTATCATTAGATGTGCAGCGTCAGCAAGCCGATCCATGGTGACTTTAATGTGAACTTCGTTCTGCAAATAGATGCACAACTAAATTAGGAAACAGTAGATAGACTAAAACTAGTTCTAGGACCCTGAAAACTATGTAATGTATTGGTATATAAAACTAGATTGCAAACTGAAATTGTGGCCTTCCAAGCAACAGTGGATATATCATGATAAGGCTTACTGTAGTTGTAATTGACAATTTGATGCATTATCGGTCAAAACAACATTAAGTTGCAGGAAGCAGGAGCAACAATTCTGAAAGAATATTGCCGTATTGTGCTACTAGTAGATACAGATTCTCTAGCTGTGCCAGTCGAGATAGGAAAATTGTGGAAAGCATCCAACCTTCGATATCAAAAGGTACTCTCCATGTCACACTTGATCAAGTCTATACAGGCTCCTACTGTCCCACACGATACCTAGTACAACATCCTCTTCTACATGGGCTTCAGGAAGCACACATTTTTGTTTCACTGATAGCATGAGAAACCATCCGCCCACAATGATATCATTAACCAGGTATTTAGCTCTCTAAAAATTATGTGAAAAAGATCAAAATCCCCGGTTTCATCATAATCTGCCACTCAATAGCTCTTGTTCCCTTTTTATAGAAGAGGAACTAAATCcaataaaaataccaaaaagCAAATCTAGATCCTTGTCTTTTCCCCCCTGCGAGTAAGTACAAGAATATTGAAATACCCGGGAAAACAAATCCAATGGTACTTAAATCCATTTCAACTCTCATTCAATCAAAGAACCCTCGCTGCTAAAGTCTCATTTGCTCTATAGTAACCTAAATTCAGTGAATCCTTAAAACCATTTTTTCCTTTCACCATATAGAAAACTTGCTAACCATATTCTCAATCTGAACAAGCATTTCAATTATCCAATACAATGCGCAGATCGTACCAAAAAACACAACCCACTCATCATTAAGCAAATCTAATTCGTTAACAAGAATCATCCATGGATACACGCCTATACATATACAATCATACACAACTGATTTGCGCGTATTTAGTGTGTTTGATTTTGCACAGAGC
The Coffea arabica cultivar ET-39 chromosome 6c, Coffea Arabica ET-39 HiFi, whole genome shotgun sequence genome window above contains:
- the LOC140008373 gene encoding uncharacterized protein; amino-acid sequence: MDNNNSLGTGLMAVFAVSGSVALLAMQLHKRLLSDFMEKMELEIGSKKNQRLKKVRFADDAVPRRAASSHNAEPKKNDLRGVGCPKRAREEKLETLPLNWQALYKGIIKDREFKGLK
- the LOC140008374 gene encoding sucrose-phosphatase 1-like, encoding MPRIGSQYLLQPIINNCLGPKLARPSSFPLPLSPSGSGSYPPGGERLILLLRTHPSSPIRPIASAASLPPPPTPNEVHIKVTMDRLADAAHLMIVSDLDHTMVDHHDPENMSLLRFNALWEANYRDNSLLVFSTGRSPTLYKELRKEKPMLTPDITIMSVGTEITYGNAMVPDDGWVEFLNQKWDRKIVTEETSKFPELTLQSHTEQRPHKVSFYVQKDKAQDVIKALAARLEERGLDVKIIYSGGMDLDILPQGAGKGQALAYLLKKFKAEGKSPNNTLVCGDSGNDAELFSIPEVYGVMVSNAQEELLQWHAANAKDNSKIIHATERCAAGIIQAIGHFNLGPSVSPRDVTDLSDSKLEDFDPAYEVVKFNLFFERWRRAEVEKSELYLANMKAVCCPSGVLVHPSGIEKLLGDCENAFRTCYGDQQGKSYRVWVDQVLPTQVGSDSWLVKYKKWELSGEKQKGCLTTVLLSSKGVSVPEGLTWVHVHQTWLDGAGPTDDSSWFF